A genomic segment from Candidatus Melainabacteria bacterium RIFOXYA2_FULL_32_9 encodes:
- a CDS encoding deoxyhypusine synthase yields the protein MSTHLNGQNITSFLKRNFRHFNAASLVDAAEGYKKHIDNGGKMLIALAGAMSTAELGISLAEMIRQDKISAISCTGANLEEDLFNLVAHDFYKRIPNYRDLTPQQEEDLLKNHYNRVTDTCIPESEAMRRLEKFLVEKWFDADKKGERYFPHEFLYSILRDKSLEQYYQIDPKDSWMIAACEKNLPIFVPGWEDSTTANFFASYCITGEVKNPNTVRGGIEYMVELAKWYRETSANSSIGFFQIGGGIAGDFPICVVPMIHQDLEEDAPLWGYFCQISDSTTSYGSYSGAVPNEKITWGKLGVETPKFMIESDATIVAPLIFAYVLGV from the coding sequence ATGAGTACTCATTTAAATGGACAAAATATAACAAGCTTTTTAAAGAGAAATTTCAGACACTTCAACGCCGCTTCACTCGTTGATGCAGCAGAAGGTTATAAAAAACATATAGATAATGGTGGAAAAATGCTGATAGCTCTCGCAGGAGCTATGAGTACAGCAGAACTGGGTATATCCTTAGCCGAGATGATCAGACAAGATAAAATTTCCGCAATTAGCTGTACAGGTGCAAATTTAGAGGAAGATTTATTTAATCTGGTAGCGCATGATTTCTACAAAAGAATTCCCAATTATAGAGATTTAACCCCTCAACAGGAAGAAGATCTTTTAAAAAATCATTATAATCGTGTTACAGATACATGTATTCCTGAATCAGAAGCAATGAGAAGGTTAGAGAAATTTCTTGTTGAAAAATGGTTTGATGCCGATAAAAAAGGTGAAAGATATTTTCCACACGAGTTTTTATACAGCATTTTAAGAGATAAATCTCTTGAACAATATTATCAAATAGATCCCAAAGACAGCTGGATGATTGCTGCTTGCGAAAAAAATCTTCCCATATTTGTACCTGGCTGGGAAGATTCAACAACAGCAAATTTCTTTGCCTCTTACTGTATAACCGGAGAGGTAAAAAATCCAAATACTGTTCGTGGTGGCATAGAATATATGGTTGAATTGGCAAAATGGTATAGAGAAACATCTGCAAACAGTTCAATAGGATTTTTCCAAATAGGCGGTGGAATTGCAGGAGACTTCCCTATTTGCGTGGTGCCTATGATACATCAGGATCTTGAAGAAGATGCTCCATTATGGGGTTATTTCTGCCAGATTAGTGACTCAACAACCAGTTATGGCTCATACAGTGGCGCTGTACCTAATGAAAAAATCACCTGGGGTAAATTAGGAGTAGAAACCCCAAAATTTATGATCGAATCGGACGCAACCATAGTTGCTCCATTGATTTTCGCATATGTGTTAGGAGTATAA
- a CDS encoding citramalate synthase: MPSQKLEIYDTTLRDGSQAEGISFSVNDKLKIVSLLDELGVDYIEAGWPGANPKDIEVFQQVQKMDLKNAVITAFGCTRKANVKPEEDKVLEQLLIADTKVITLFGKSWDFHVEHALRTTLEENLNMISDSIAYLKSQGKRVFFDAEHFYDGYKNNPKYSLDCLEAAHKAGSERLILCDTNGGCIPSEIKEITEIVRNHFPEAYIGIHAHNDGDLAVANSIIAIQAGAIQVQGTFNGYGERCGNANLCSVIPNLQVKLEQNIIGEKLSNLVYVARQISEIANRKANDYAPYVGLSAFTHKAGIHASGVKRNSSTYEHIDPEAVGNTRRILVSDQAGTASIKEKIAHLKLDIDLNDKNLKKILSNIKKLEWQGFAFEDADASFELMVREIFGTKPRYFELKGFRVISDTTTGLSALNTEASVKIKVGKETIHTVSEGEGPGHALDGALRCALRSLYPEIKQFKLADFKVRILDGIDGTSANTRVHVETTDGFNRWDTVGVSRNIIEATYLAIVDSIVYGLMIHNVEPQNGYHSAEDLTQFV, from the coding sequence ATGCCTAGCCAAAAGCTAGAAATATATGATACAACCTTAAGAGATGGTTCACAAGCTGAGGGAATCTCGTTTTCTGTAAATGATAAACTGAAAATAGTTTCTCTGTTAGATGAATTAGGTGTTGATTATATTGAAGCCGGCTGGCCTGGTGCTAATCCAAAGGATATTGAGGTGTTTCAACAGGTTCAAAAAATGGACCTGAAAAATGCTGTTATTACTGCTTTTGGTTGTACAAGAAAAGCAAATGTAAAACCGGAAGAGGATAAGGTTCTGGAGCAGCTTTTAATAGCTGATACTAAAGTCATTACACTATTTGGAAAAAGCTGGGATTTCCACGTAGAACATGCTCTTCGTACTACACTTGAAGAAAACCTGAATATGATTTCAGACAGCATTGCTTATTTGAAGTCTCAGGGGAAAAGAGTGTTTTTTGACGCTGAACATTTTTATGACGGATATAAGAATAATCCTAAATATTCTTTAGACTGCCTGGAAGCAGCTCATAAAGCTGGATCAGAAAGACTTATATTATGTGATACCAATGGTGGCTGTATTCCAAGTGAGATTAAGGAAATTACAGAAATAGTAAGAAATCACTTTCCCGAAGCTTATATCGGTATTCATGCTCATAATGATGGTGATTTAGCGGTAGCTAATTCAATTATAGCTATTCAGGCTGGTGCTATACAAGTTCAAGGGACATTCAATGGCTACGGGGAAAGATGCGGTAATGCAAATCTTTGCTCGGTAATTCCAAATCTACAGGTAAAATTAGAGCAAAATATTATTGGTGAAAAATTAAGTAATCTTGTATATGTTGCAAGACAAATTAGTGAAATAGCCAATAGAAAAGCTAATGACTATGCTCCTTATGTTGGTCTGAGTGCTTTTACTCATAAAGCAGGTATACATGCCAGTGGAGTAAAGAGGAATTCCAGTACATATGAGCATATAGACCCTGAGGCTGTTGGAAATACCAGAAGAATTCTTGTTAGTGATCAGGCAGGAACTGCATCAATTAAAGAAAAAATTGCACACTTAAAGCTTGATATTGATTTAAATGACAAAAATCTGAAAAAAATTCTTAGTAACATAAAAAAGCTTGAATGGCAGGGTTTTGCCTTTGAAGATGCTGATGCTTCTTTTGAATTAATGGTTAGAGAAATATTCGGCACAAAGCCCAGGTATTTTGAGTTAAAAGGATTTAGAGTAATTTCTGATACTACAACAGGTCTTAGTGCTTTAAACACTGAAGCTTCGGTTAAAATTAAAGTTGGAAAAGAAACAATTCATACCGTTAGTGAAGGAGAAGGTCCAGGGCATGCCCTTGATGGTGCGCTAAGATGCGCATTAAGATCCCTTTATCCTGAGATTAAACAGTTTAAATTAGCTGATTTTAAAGTAAGGATTCTGGATGGCATTGATGGAACCAGTGCAAATACAAGAGTGCATGTTGAAACTACTGACGGATTTAACAGATGGGATACTGTAGGTGTAAGCAGAAACATTATTGAGGCTACATATCTTGCAATAGTTGATAGTATCGTTTATGGCTTAATGATACATAATGTAGAGCCTCAAAATGGATATCATTCTGCTGAAGATCTTACTCAATTTGTATAA